Proteins encoded by one window of Halosolutus amylolyticus:
- a CDS encoding DUF7125 family protein: MIAIAGAKGGCGKTVTTLGLTEGFARTGTPAVAIDADRQLPNLHVMGGVDREPTLAALTADTSVRAVAQTSPRTSSAGIVPAPKSSDDLDFEAAFERAEVDSVQTIVDCPSGAGPDVVEPLSAADGVIVVTTDSDRSLTAAETTVEMARRLGVPVLGAVLNRCDEVPAAVESWVDVPVLGVVPETESPLTDGDATTAYETIVETLQTRNATDRTPPEYDDDLLQIGTDALDRRLGGGLAPGSVVGLTAEPASQSEQFCYEATAPRGTLYLSTERTAANVSRAIESASVETGNPTIRHVGGATALEDATEMIEKLPDGATLVVDPVDPLERHDRFEYVSFLNELKERMVETGSVALLHCLNGSDRPANRSATVHAVDAVFDLHTVAPGLGTDVEHYLSIPKFRADSTFTETIELDFEGPKPVPIETGAESD, from the coding sequence ATGATCGCCATCGCCGGTGCGAAAGGCGGGTGTGGGAAGACGGTAACGACGCTCGGCCTCACCGAGGGGTTCGCGCGAACGGGGACGCCAGCCGTCGCGATCGACGCCGATCGGCAACTGCCGAACCTGCACGTGATGGGGGGCGTCGACCGCGAGCCGACGCTCGCCGCGTTGACGGCCGACACGTCCGTTCGAGCGGTCGCACAGACGAGCCCGCGCACGTCGAGTGCGGGGATCGTCCCGGCACCGAAATCGTCCGACGATCTCGACTTCGAGGCGGCGTTCGAACGAGCGGAGGTCGACTCGGTACAGACGATCGTCGACTGTCCGTCGGGAGCGGGGCCGGACGTGGTCGAACCGCTGTCGGCGGCGGACGGCGTGATCGTCGTCACGACCGATAGCGACCGGAGCCTCACCGCCGCCGAAACGACGGTCGAGATGGCGCGTCGACTCGGCGTGCCGGTACTCGGGGCGGTGCTGAACAGGTGCGACGAGGTGCCAGCGGCGGTCGAGTCGTGGGTCGACGTCCCCGTTCTGGGCGTCGTCCCGGAGACCGAATCGCCGCTGACGGACGGGGACGCGACGACGGCCTACGAGACGATCGTCGAGACGCTCCAGACGCGAAACGCGACCGATCGGACGCCGCCGGAGTACGACGACGACCTGCTCCAGATCGGAACCGACGCCCTCGATCGGCGACTGGGCGGCGGTCTGGCACCCGGTTCCGTCGTGGGGCTGACCGCCGAACCGGCGAGCCAGTCGGAGCAGTTCTGCTACGAGGCGACCGCGCCGCGCGGGACGCTGTACCTCTCGACCGAGCGGACGGCGGCGAACGTCAGCCGAGCGATCGAGTCGGCGTCGGTCGAGACCGGGAATCCGACGATCCGTCACGTCGGCGGGGCGACGGCGCTCGAGGACGCGACGGAAATGATCGAGAAGCTCCCCGACGGCGCGACGCTCGTCGTCGACCCGGTCGACCCGCTGGAGCGCCACGACCGGTTCGAGTACGTCAGCTTCCTGAACGAACTGAAAGAACGAATGGTCGAGACCGGTAGCGTCGCCCTGCTACACTGCTTGAACGGGTCCGATCGGCCCGCGAACCGATCGGCGACGGTCCACGCCGTCGACGCCGTCTTCGACCTGCATACGGTCGCGCCGGGGCTCGGGACGGACGTCGAACACTACCTCTCGATCCCGAAGTTCCGCGCCGACAGTACGTTCACGGAGACGATCGAACTCGACTTCGAGGGACCGAAACCGGTACCGATCGAAACGGGAGCCGAGTCGGACTGA
- a CDS encoding transcription initiation factor IIB, protein MEGRTRANGCDECGGRIRVSETEIVCEDCGLVVDEDSLDRGPEWHNADEESDRRRTGAPLERSRHDRGLSTEIGFGTGTEVTGNRQRQLVRMRRQHNRARFSSKAERNKAYGFTEIRRLVSSLSLPTAVREQSCTLFESAQHENLLCGRSLEGFSAAAVYATCRVQSIARTMDEVVERARAEKNELKAAYDALNRELGLPVGPISPVEYLPRYTSRLDLEADVENRAREYATWLLESGRMGGKNPSGVAAACIYRAAYDHGVDVTQTDVADLANVSRMAIRSTATELKNYG, encoded by the coding sequence ATGGAAGGTCGAACACGTGCGAACGGCTGTGACGAGTGTGGTGGACGCATTCGCGTGTCGGAAACCGAGATCGTCTGTGAGGACTGCGGGCTCGTCGTCGACGAGGACAGTCTCGATCGGGGCCCGGAGTGGCACAACGCGGACGAGGAGTCCGATCGACGCCGGACCGGGGCCCCGCTGGAGCGGTCGCGCCACGACAGGGGCCTGTCGACCGAGATCGGGTTCGGAACGGGAACGGAGGTGACGGGGAACCGCCAGCGACAGCTGGTCCGGATGCGCCGCCAGCACAACAGGGCGCGGTTCTCGTCGAAAGCGGAACGAAACAAGGCCTACGGGTTCACCGAGATCCGTCGGCTGGTCTCCTCGCTGTCGCTGCCGACCGCCGTTCGCGAACAGTCCTGTACGCTCTTCGAGTCGGCACAGCACGAGAACCTCCTCTGTGGACGATCGCTCGAGGGGTTCTCGGCGGCGGCGGTGTACGCGACCTGTCGCGTCCAGTCGATCGCACGGACGATGGACGAGGTCGTCGAACGGGCACGCGCGGAGAAGAACGAACTCAAAGCGGCCTACGACGCGCTGAACCGGGAGCTCGGACTGCCGGTGGGCCCGATCTCGCCGGTCGAGTACCTGCCGCGGTACACCTCCAGACTCGATCTCGAGGCTGACGTCGAGAACCGTGCCCGGGAGTACGCGACGTGGTTGCTCGAGAGCGGGCGCATGGGCGGGAAGAATCCGAGCGGGGTCGCGGCCGCCTGTATCTACCGGGCAGCCTACGATCACGGGGTCGACGTCACCCAGACGGACGTCGCCGACCTCGCGAACGTCTCCCGGATGGCGATCCGATCGACGGCGACGGAACTGAAGAACTACGGCTGA
- a CDS encoding type II secretion system F family protein, whose product MTLSTALIRNLAALYPDDVEGSDDLVDSLSFVDSPHDDETIVRAGYGAGIVGALVPLPLLLTPAPLSFVLFFVLVTPVAAIQAIHSLPHLQAAFRRTEALGDTPNLIGRAVLRMQVQPALESAVRFAAETGDGPLSDSLDAHIDRAMGTSDAGLLSFAEEWAEWFPALRRSAHLLATAQDAPEAERVRTLDRSLSAVLTGTRNQMADFTASIRAPTTGLFAFGIMIPLALIALVPAVPVVGFSVNIWIFVFLYNVVLPGSLVVASLWILVRRPVAFPPPKVSHDHPDVPDRLWLRGLWGIVAGGSGYAVVTMVGPTHLAPIVGLGLGLGAGLLAIFGPILEVRHYVRDVEEHLTDALYIVGRQVAEGESVESAIELAAERVPAETGEVFAHAAGVQRRLHTGVEEAFLGEYGALRDVPSPRSRGTAALLAIASNEGKPAGRAIVSMADHLEELEEVEGKTKRSLEQVTSTLDNTAAYFGPLVAGATVGMAAMISTEDMMGAADIDAAAFPAESLGIVVGVYLVLLCFILVPLSLALRYGMDRALFGYHIGRALVSSMVLYALTVSIIEIAL is encoded by the coding sequence ATGACCCTGTCGACCGCCCTGATCCGGAACCTGGCCGCGCTGTATCCCGACGACGTCGAGGGGAGCGACGACCTCGTGGACTCGCTCTCGTTCGTCGACTCGCCACACGACGACGAGACGATCGTTCGCGCGGGGTACGGGGCCGGCATCGTCGGTGCGCTGGTACCGCTCCCGCTGTTGCTGACGCCCGCCCCGCTCTCGTTCGTCCTGTTTTTCGTGCTCGTGACGCCGGTCGCGGCGATCCAGGCGATCCACTCGCTCCCACACCTGCAGGCGGCGTTCCGCCGGACGGAGGCGCTGGGCGACACGCCGAACCTGATCGGGCGAGCCGTGTTGCGAATGCAGGTCCAGCCGGCACTCGAGAGTGCGGTCCGGTTCGCCGCGGAGACGGGCGACGGACCGCTGTCGGACAGCCTCGACGCGCACATCGATCGCGCGATGGGGACCTCGGACGCGGGGCTGTTGTCGTTCGCCGAGGAGTGGGCCGAGTGGTTCCCCGCACTGCGCCGGTCGGCGCATCTGCTCGCGACCGCCCAGGACGCGCCGGAGGCCGAGCGAGTCCGAACGCTCGATCGATCGCTCTCGGCCGTCCTCACCGGTACGCGCAACCAGATGGCGGACTTCACCGCCTCGATTCGGGCCCCGACGACCGGACTGTTCGCGTTCGGGATCATGATCCCGCTGGCGCTGATCGCACTCGTTCCCGCCGTTCCGGTGGTCGGCTTTTCGGTCAATATCTGGATCTTCGTCTTCCTCTACAACGTCGTCCTCCCCGGAAGTCTCGTCGTCGCAAGCCTCTGGATACTCGTCCGGCGACCGGTCGCGTTCCCGCCGCCGAAGGTGAGCCACGACCACCCCGACGTTCCCGATCGGCTCTGGCTCCGTGGCCTGTGGGGCATCGTCGCGGGTGGAAGCGGCTACGCCGTCGTGACGATGGTCGGTCCCACTCATCTCGCGCCGATCGTCGGCCTCGGCCTCGGCCTCGGCGCCGGCCTGCTCGCGATCTTCGGGCCGATCCTCGAGGTTCGACACTACGTCCGCGACGTCGAGGAACACCTCACGGACGCGCTCTACATCGTCGGCCGCCAGGTCGCCGAGGGCGAGTCCGTCGAATCGGCGATCGAACTCGCGGCCGAACGGGTCCCCGCCGAGACGGGCGAGGTGTTCGCCCACGCCGCCGGCGTCCAGCGGCGACTCCACACGGGCGTCGAAGAAGCGTTCCTCGGCGAGTACGGGGCGCTCAGGGACGTCCCGAGCCCCCGGTCCCGGGGGACGGCCGCCCTGCTCGCGATCGCCTCCAACGAGGGGAAACCGGCGGGACGGGCGATCGTCTCGATGGCCGACCACCTCGAAGAACTCGAGGAGGTCGAGGGCAAGACCAAACGGAGCCTCGAACAGGTCACGAGCACGCTCGACAACACGGCGGCGTACTTCGGGCCGCTGGTCGCCGGGGCGACCGTCGGAATGGCCGCGATGATCTCGACCGAAGATATGATGGGGGCCGCCGACATCGATGCCGCGGCGTTCCCGGCCGAGTCACTCGGCATCGTCGTCGGCGTCTACCTCGTTCTCCTGTGTTTCATCCTGGTCCCGCTCTCGCTCGCGCTCCGGTACGGGATGGACCGGGCGCTCTTTGGCTACCACATCGGTCGAGCGCTCGTCTCGTCGATGGTGCTGTACGCCCTCACCGTCAGCATCATCGAGATCGCGCTGTAA
- a CDS encoding type II/IV secretion system ATPase subunit gives MSQDGVASTLRSVIDELGLGYLLDDDEPDGPCACRVSFEDGLLVVDAGECDGDLATAAVCRHTVVDALTDREATGIVTRSNGIERRYGERGVELLGAAGRFVELLGDRDERLAAAAAQDPLEVAAELETQIGPVADIAVESGLDAVARGIDGYGSALTSTVGLTIGHYFIDQGIDEDARLRDVQSLETGSEARIYARTDSVPLYALDVVDRTLSETERGYLVEGYEAIAEGYVEGDRAASRAIEHATDESADPLLTKILSKHTSGYGILEDLFADPRVTDVYVTSPVSRNPIRVVVDGESMTTNVHLTPDGARALASRVRRTSGRAFSRANPTVDATAALENGTGVRVAGVTDPVAEGVAFAFREEADDRFTLPGLVANGTMPAAVAAFLSVAIERNAAALIAGTRGSGKTTLLGTLLYELTPDTRTVLIEDTPELPVDPLQSVDRDVQALRTGSGDGPEISPAEALRTALRLGDGALVVGEIRGEEARVLYEAMRVGANANAVLGTIHGDGADEVYERVVSDLRVEPSSFGATDLVVTVQAYRTPTGRERRVARIEEVIANGDDIWFESLYELDGDAAAPTGRIDRGESRIVERLTGPEEEYADVRAAVAERADVLSRLADDGRTSPREVAAVYADRGRE, from the coding sequence ATGTCTCAGGACGGGGTGGCGAGTACCCTTCGATCGGTCATCGACGAACTCGGGCTCGGCTATCTTCTGGACGACGACGAACCCGACGGGCCGTGTGCCTGCCGTGTCTCCTTCGAGGACGGGCTGCTCGTCGTCGACGCGGGCGAGTGCGATGGTGACCTCGCGACGGCGGCGGTGTGTCGGCACACCGTCGTCGACGCGCTCACGGACCGCGAGGCGACGGGCATCGTCACGCGATCGAACGGCATCGAACGACGGTACGGCGAACGAGGCGTCGAACTTCTCGGTGCGGCCGGTCGGTTCGTCGAACTGCTGGGTGATCGCGACGAGCGACTCGCCGCGGCCGCCGCGCAGGATCCCCTGGAGGTGGCCGCGGAACTGGAGACCCAGATCGGGCCGGTCGCGGACATCGCAGTCGAGTCGGGGCTCGACGCGGTCGCGCGCGGGATCGACGGCTACGGATCGGCCCTGACCTCGACCGTCGGCCTCACCATCGGTCACTACTTCATCGACCAGGGGATCGACGAGGACGCCAGGCTCCGGGACGTGCAGTCGCTCGAAACGGGGAGCGAGGCGCGGATCTACGCTCGGACGGACAGCGTGCCGCTGTACGCGCTCGACGTGGTAGACAGGACGCTCTCGGAGACCGAGCGAGGGTATCTCGTCGAGGGGTACGAGGCCATCGCGGAGGGATACGTCGAGGGCGATCGCGCGGCGTCCCGGGCGATCGAGCACGCGACCGACGAATCTGCCGATCCGCTGTTGACGAAGATCCTCTCGAAACACACGAGCGGCTACGGAATCCTCGAGGATCTGTTCGCGGATCCGCGGGTGACGGACGTCTACGTGACCTCCCCCGTATCGCGGAACCCGATCCGGGTCGTCGTCGACGGGGAGTCGATGACGACGAACGTCCACCTGACGCCGGACGGGGCACGAGCGCTCGCCTCCCGGGTCCGCCGGACCAGCGGGCGGGCCTTTTCGCGGGCGAACCCGACGGTCGACGCGACGGCCGCCCTCGAGAACGGCACCGGGGTCCGCGTCGCCGGCGTCACCGATCCCGTCGCGGAGGGGGTCGCCTTCGCGTTCCGCGAGGAGGCCGACGACAGGTTCACGCTGCCCGGCCTCGTCGCGAACGGCACCATGCCCGCGGCGGTCGCGGCGTTCCTTTCGGTGGCGATCGAGCGCAACGCCGCCGCGCTGATCGCCGGCACCCGCGGGTCGGGGAAGACGACGCTGCTGGGCACCCTGCTGTACGAACTGACGCCGGACACCCGGACCGTCCTGATCGAGGACACGCCCGAACTTCCGGTCGACCCGCTCCAGTCGGTCGATCGGGACGTCCAGGCGCTCCGGACCGGGTCCGGCGACGGCCCGGAGATCTCGCCCGCCGAGGCGCTCCGGACCGCGCTCCGTCTCGGCGACGGGGCCCTGGTCGTCGGGGAGATCCGGGGTGAGGAAGCCCGCGTCCTCTACGAGGCGATGCGGGTGGGTGCGAACGCGAACGCCGTGCTCGGCACGATCCACGGCGACGGCGCGGACGAGGTCTACGAGCGCGTCGTCTCCGATCTTCGGGTCGAACCGTCCTCGTTCGGAGCCACGGACCTCGTCGTGACCGTCCAGGCCTACCGGACGCCGACCGGTCGCGAGCGGCGGGTCGCCAGGATCGAGGAGGTGATCGCCAACGGCGACGATATCTGGTTCGAGTCGCTGTACGAACTCGACGGCGACGCGGCCGCCCCGACCGGCCGGATCGATCGCGGGGAGAGCCGGATCGTCGAACGACTCACCGGGCCCGAGGAGGAGTACGCCGACGTCCGGGCGGCGGTCGCCGAACGCGCCGATGTGCTGTCGAGACTGGCCGACGACGGGCGAACGAGTCCGCGGGAAGTCGCCGCGGTGTACGCCGATCGGGGGCGCGAGTGA
- a CDS encoding DUF7311 family protein, which produces MIRYVLAAMLTVALLAVAMPAVDSGARMNSERQLDAGIAAIDDAATSLADNEEVTPQGHPDPQRVVEVTFPESTLTTKGVDHFELVPHENGSYTHARYVLEDGTTREEVVDEKIVWNDPEGNETTELGGTGEQRLALLLLEDEDGDPIVVARRV; this is translated from the coding sequence GTGATCCGATACGTCCTCGCCGCGATGCTGACGGTGGCGCTCCTGGCGGTCGCGATGCCTGCCGTCGACAGTGGAGCCAGGATGAACAGCGAGCGCCAGCTCGACGCGGGGATCGCGGCCATCGACGACGCCGCGACCTCGCTGGCGGACAACGAGGAGGTGACCCCCCAGGGCCATCCCGATCCGCAGCGCGTCGTCGAGGTGACGTTCCCCGAGAGTACGCTGACCACGAAAGGGGTCGACCACTTCGAACTCGTGCCGCACGAGAACGGGAGTTACACGCACGCGCGCTACGTGCTCGAAGACGGGACGACCCGGGAGGAGGTCGTCGACGAGAAAATCGTCTGGAACGATCCCGAGGGTAACGAGACGACCGAACTCGGCGGGACCGGGGAGCAGCGCCTCGCATTGCTCCTGCTGGAAGACGAGGACGGCGACCCGATCGTCGTCGCCCGGCGTGTATAA
- a CDS encoding DUF7310 family coiled-coil domain-containing protein: MSDIERIEQRLSAVERAVVDGDVALDELADLAALTRDLERLETRLEEHERRIAELEGSVDAVDGFVGNVESVNEGVEKQADAAIAAVDRLEYRIDDLERALEGRETVDLGGDDGTAGVDRTETDPPALERAGDDHPSGGSTGGTEQARGIGTRRAGPESAAADDGPFGETADAEGTAGRLLEGATDESASGSGDTADGTASGPAVQQAIERRLSGSDAEEVTEDRDPASDDATEAGDGDEDDSSGLFASLRARLP; encoded by the coding sequence ATGAGCGACATCGAGCGGATCGAGCAGCGACTCTCGGCGGTCGAGCGGGCGGTCGTCGACGGTGACGTCGCACTCGACGAACTCGCCGATCTCGCGGCCCTCACCCGGGATCTCGAACGGCTCGAGACCCGGCTCGAGGAACACGAGCGGCGGATCGCAGAACTCGAGGGATCGGTCGACGCGGTCGACGGCTTCGTCGGGAACGTCGAGTCGGTCAACGAGGGGGTCGAAAAGCAGGCCGACGCCGCGATCGCCGCCGTCGATCGACTCGAGTACCGGATCGACGACCTCGAACGGGCGCTCGAGGGCCGTGAGACCGTCGATCTCGGCGGTGACGACGGGACAGCCGGGGTGGACCGCACGGAGACGGACCCGCCGGCACTGGAACGCGCCGGTGACGACCACCCCTCGGGCGGCAGTACCGGCGGAACGGAGCAGGCGCGGGGGATCGGCACGCGCCGAGCGGGGCCAGAGAGTGCCGCGGCGGACGACGGCCCCTTCGGCGAGACGGCGGACGCGGAGGGGACTGCCGGGAGACTCCTCGAGGGGGCGACCGACGAGTCGGCGTCCGGGAGCGGCGACACGGCGGACGGGACGGCCAGCGGGCCGGCCGTCCAGCAGGCGATCGAACGACGGCTGTCGGGATCGGACGCGGAGGAGGTGACCGAGGACCGCGACCCGGCCAGTGACGACGCGACCGAGGCGGGAGACGGTGACGAGGACGACTCGTCCGGCCTGTTCGCCTCACTTCGCGCCCGGTTGCCGTGA
- a CDS encoding ATP-binding protein: MSFVIGRGDDVESGPVGHLGAYRARDGSEGADLHLDFDGPHAMLIVGKRGYGKSYTMGVLAEDLARAHGVAPVIVDPMGVFDTLAETTPGEGVPATVIDDPAVTPSSLDPRSWCSLLGLSPESGAGSLVWGAAQNESTMDGMRDHVESSDAPDTDKRAADNHLRLAEAWGVFDADGIDAAELGGGEVTIVDVSGLDSAPMNAVCRGVGEALYRARVDETMDRLPWLLLDEAHTFFGGVAAPALRTILTRGRAPGVSLVSATQRPSAVPEVGISQSDVLLSHRLTSQDDLDALQAAQPTYMNVSLSDADRLPDEPGEVVIIDDATETIHSAQVRPRDTPHGGDSPSASDVVVADD; this comes from the coding sequence GTGAGCTTCGTAATCGGACGCGGTGACGACGTAGAGAGCGGGCCCGTCGGCCACCTCGGTGCCTACCGGGCCCGCGACGGGAGCGAGGGGGCGGACCTGCACCTCGACTTCGACGGGCCGCACGCGATGCTGATAGTCGGGAAGCGGGGATACGGGAAGTCCTACACGATGGGCGTACTCGCCGAAGACCTCGCGCGGGCCCACGGCGTGGCGCCGGTGATCGTCGATCCGATGGGCGTGTTCGACACGCTCGCGGAGACGACGCCCGGCGAGGGCGTTCCGGCGACGGTGATCGACGACCCGGCGGTCACGCCGTCGTCGCTGGATCCGCGATCGTGGTGTTCCCTGCTCGGGCTCTCCCCGGAGAGCGGTGCCGGGAGCCTGGTCTGGGGGGCCGCACAGAACGAATCGACGATGGACGGGATGCGCGATCACGTCGAATCGAGCGACGCCCCCGATACCGACAAACGCGCGGCGGACAACCACCTGCGGCTCGCGGAGGCGTGGGGCGTCTTCGACGCGGACGGGATCGACGCGGCCGAACTCGGCGGGGGAGAGGTGACGATCGTCGACGTCTCCGGGCTCGATTCTGCGCCGATGAACGCCGTCTGTCGCGGCGTCGGGGAAGCCCTGTACCGCGCACGCGTAGACGAGACGATGGATCGGCTGCCGTGGCTGTTGCTGGACGAGGCCCACACGTTCTTCGGGGGGGTTGCCGCACCCGCGCTCCGGACGATCCTGACCCGGGGGCGTGCCCCCGGCGTGAGCCTCGTCTCCGCGACCCAGCGCCCGAGTGCGGTCCCGGAGGTGGGCATCTCCCAGTCCGACGTCCTGCTCTCCCACCGGCTGACCTCCCAGGACGACCTCGACGCGCTCCAGGCGGCCCAGCCGACGTACATGAACGTCTCGCTGTCGGACGCCGATCGGCTACCGGACGAGCCCGGCGAAGTCGTCATCATCGACGACGCGACCGAGACGATCCACTCGGCACAGGTCAGACCGCGGGACACGCCCCACGGCGGTGACAGCCCGAGTGCGAGCGACGTCGTCGTCGCGGACGATTGA
- a CDS encoding DUF7382 domain-containing protein, with amino-acid sequence MVPNTLLSDDSDRPARSRSFTEDDRAIEGLPIRLVIALVVGVAALALMLNMLGTIGTVGDTEVTAEIDDTDQVIEAGQKQDVTIDVIDENGNEVEDATIIVTAGSAQLNGPADEYTGSSSNSADVTIDPDLRADQDKGTLEIDVVPPSDSNYIDEQPNAEIVVVDR; translated from the coding sequence ATGGTGCCGAACACACTGCTGTCGGACGACTCCGACAGGCCGGCCCGTTCGCGATCGTTCACCGAGGACGATCGCGCGATCGAAGGCTTGCCGATCCGGCTGGTGATCGCGCTCGTGGTCGGCGTGGCCGCGCTGGCATTGATGTTGAATATGCTGGGGACGATCGGGACTGTCGGTGATACCGAGGTGACGGCTGAAATCGACGATACCGATCAGGTAATCGAAGCTGGCCAAAAGCAGGACGTCACTATTGACGTTATCGACGAGAACGGAAACGAGGTTGAAGATGCGACAATCATCGTGACTGCTGGTTCAGCCCAACTCAATGGACCTGCAGATGAGTACACTGGTAGTAGTTCTAATTCGGCAGATGTGACTATCGACCCTGACCTCCGTGCTGATCAAGACAAGGGTACGCTCGAGATAGATGTCGTTCCTCCCTCCGATAGCAATTACATTGACGAACAGCCTAATGCCGAAATCGTCGTCGTCGATCGTTAA